In Deltaproteobacteria bacterium, one genomic interval encodes:
- a CDS encoding sigma-54-dependent Fis family transcriptional regulator, producing MLSAFDRLPNDQQFIGQDPSFVEEMEKIPLVARCDANVMIWGETGTGKELCARAIHYLSPRAKSPFVPVNCGAIPADLVENELFGHEPGAFTNASTSRPGLIHSAEGGTLFLDEITRLPLIAQGKLLRFLQEREYRPIGSAKTYRADVRVLAASNVEPKRAVIEGKLSRSLYYRLNVVPIKLPPLQQRRVDIPLLSRYFLTKYSAKFSKVVSDFSSGAMQVLVLYDWPGNVRELEHVVQRAVLLSKQGVIGRSDIVLPRIENISGKEGFRETKAKVVAKFEKDYITKMLQAHQGNVTRAALAAKKNRRAFWELIRKHGIDVERFRQPG from the coding sequence ATGCTGAGTGCCTTTGATAGACTGCCAAATGATCAGCAATTTATTGGGCAAGATCCCTCCTTTGTTGAAGAGATGGAAAAAATTCCTCTCGTGGCCCGCTGTGATGCGAACGTCATGATCTGGGGTGAAACAGGAACAGGCAAGGAGTTGTGCGCTCGAGCTATACACTATCTCAGTCCCCGAGCAAAAAGCCCATTCGTACCCGTTAACTGCGGAGCCATCCCAGCGGACTTGGTGGAAAACGAATTGTTTGGCCACGAACCTGGAGCATTTACCAATGCCTCGACGTCACGACCCGGATTGATTCACAGTGCTGAAGGCGGAACGTTATTCCTGGATGAGATTACGAGGCTTCCGCTCATTGCGCAAGGTAAGCTATTGCGCTTTCTGCAGGAAAGGGAGTACCGGCCGATCGGCTCCGCAAAGACATACCGAGCCGATGTGCGAGTCCTCGCTGCGTCAAACGTTGAACCAAAAAGAGCGGTGATAGAAGGGAAGCTCAGCCGCAGTCTTTACTATCGTTTGAATGTTGTCCCTATCAAGCTGCCACCACTCCAACAGCGACGAGTAGACATCCCCCTTTTGTCTCGCTATTTCCTGACGAAGTATTCAGCAAAATTCAGCAAGGTAGTGTCTGACTTCTCTTCGGGGGCCATGCAGGTTCTCGTGCTCTATGACTGGCCGGGTAATGTGCGGGAATTGGAACACGTGGTCCAGCGAGCTGTTTTGCTCTCCAAGCAGGGGGTTATAGGCCGTTCTGACATTGTCTTGCCACGCATAGAAAACATCTCCGGCAAAGAGGGCTTCAGGGAGACAAAGGCTAAAGTAGTTGCGAAATTCGAGAAAGACTATATCACAAAAATGTTGCAAGCCCATCAAGGTAACGTCACGCGGGCAGCGCTTGCAGCAAAAAAGAATCGCCGGGCCTTCTGGGAGTTGATCCGCAAACACGGAATCGACGTGGAAAGGTTCAGACAACCCGGTTGA
- a CDS encoding HEAT repeat domain-containing protein, producing MGHIPSKLALRWFVGLAVFAAIGYASIKYYRQSKVEPPTTTIQEKAEKASVIPTEVQLDATQETVQDPDSSWIEATTKALADPNVSARVQAILSLRKHPSSEAINLLLKFLDDNDGVVVSEAIDTLGYIGLNSDLGDLVYEMLEKRARDKAFALRGHALITAAMIGKDRLLPVVSDFMFEQTDSGKGFAVRSLSLIGSPACVPHLGILLDQSEDSEIRRNCFNILANINTPEALDLLQEYVVSSNDRDQAASALALSRLNMPELNEMLANKIQNQELEKDAIQALASSPAAPDIFGDLLQREEVENEQKASCLKTLAKYSSSHGPSERRTSLKEAVEPLLYSPDSTVEKEAIRAIAGIGGVGTDEALIPKLESKDPEVRKETAFSLIGYVTPKNYKALLDVLWDDDQETRRIALMCVEQFVDGSDRETLEKARDHEDELISKHAGMLLDQVLRK from the coding sequence ATGGGTCATATACCCTCTAAGCTCGCTTTAAGGTGGTTTGTTGGCTTGGCGGTATTCGCGGCCATTGGTTATGCATCCATAAAGTATTACAGACAGTCGAAAGTAGAACCACCTACCACAACAATTCAAGAAAAGGCTGAAAAGGCGTCAGTAATTCCGACTGAAGTACAGTTAGATGCAACTCAGGAAACGGTCCAAGACCCAGATAGCTCTTGGATTGAGGCGACAACAAAAGCATTAGCCGATCCAAATGTTTCAGCACGTGTTCAGGCGATCTTGAGCCTGAGAAAGCACCCATCTTCGGAGGCTATCAATCTTCTTCTGAAGTTTCTCGATGATAATGATGGTGTGGTGGTTTCAGAAGCCATCGATACCTTGGGATATATAGGCCTAAACAGCGATCTGGGAGACCTCGTCTATGAGATGCTGGAAAAAAGGGCCAGAGATAAGGCTTTCGCGCTTCGTGGTCACGCTTTGATAACCGCAGCCATGATCGGAAAAGATCGCCTTTTACCGGTTGTCTCGGATTTTATGTTTGAACAAACTGATAGCGGAAAGGGTTTTGCCGTAAGGTCACTGTCACTAATTGGCAGCCCGGCGTGTGTTCCTCATTTGGGCATCCTTTTGGACCAAAGTGAAGACTCCGAGATTCGGCGCAATTGTTTCAATATTCTTGCCAACATCAATACTCCTGAGGCGTTGGACCTACTCCAGGAGTATGTCGTTTCTTCCAACGATCGAGATCAGGCCGCCAGCGCCCTTGCGCTTTCCAGGCTGAATATGCCAGAGCTTAACGAGATGCTGGCAAATAAAATACAAAATCAAGAATTAGAAAAAGACGCCATCCAAGCCCTTGCAAGCAGTCCGGCGGCGCCGGATATCTTCGGGGACTTGCTCCAAAGAGAGGAAGTTGAAAATGAGCAAAAGGCTTCGTGCTTAAAGACTCTTGCAAAGTATTCCTCATCTCATGGACCGTCAGAGCGTAGAACGAGCTTAAAAGAGGCGGTTGAACCCCTTCTGTATAGCCCGGATTCCACAGTAGAGAAAGAAGCAATACGAGCCATTGCCGGAATTGGGGGAGTGGGTACTGATGAAGCGTTAATTCCAAAATTAGAATCAAAAGACCCAGAGGTTCGTAAAGAGACAGCCTTTTCTCTCATTGGATACGTAACACCCAAGAATTACAAGGCGCTGCTAGATGTGCTCTGGGATGATGACCAAGAGACCCGAAGGATAGCGCTCATGTGCGTTGAGCAGTTCGTGGATGGGTCAGATCGCGAGACTCTTGAAAAGGCGAGAGATCACGAAGATGAACTTATCAGCAAGCATGCAGGAATGCTCCTGGATCAGGTACTCCGAAAGTAA
- a CDS encoding peptidylprolyl isomerase produces the protein MKPEVDRLILEYKRKTGKREIPYEEKKKLLKNLIRRHLILHQESVQALKHYKDIIEKVKKYEEDLIVARFLQYEVGSQVKVTEDEIKRYYKENRHKFSSPPKVEARHILLRSREEAEKVMERLRNGEEFTQLAKEFSIDLPMALEGGSMGTIEKGRTLPALEKVLFTLNEREVSNIVKTRYGYHILTVDKIIPASFGSYEEVKNDIKKIVLRQNEAKAFDEMATKLEKDADIRIFENRLTGDLH, from the coding sequence ATGAAGCCAGAGGTCGACCGTTTGATCCTAGAATACAAAAGGAAAACCGGGAAAAGAGAAATTCCGTACGAAGAGAAAAAAAAATTGCTGAAAAACCTGATAAGGCGACATCTAATATTGCATCAGGAATCGGTCCAGGCCCTGAAGCATTACAAAGACATCATCGAAAAGGTTAAGAAATATGAAGAAGATCTAATTGTTGCTCGCTTCCTTCAATATGAAGTGGGCAGCCAGGTTAAAGTAACCGAGGACGAGATCAAGAGATATTATAAGGAAAACCGCCACAAATTTTCATCACCTCCAAAGGTGGAAGCAAGGCATATATTGCTCAGGAGTCGAGAAGAAGCTGAAAAAGTGATGGAAAGACTCCGCAACGGCGAAGAGTTCACCCAGTTGGCTAAAGAGTTCTCCATTGATCTTCCCATGGCTTTGGAGGGAGGAAGTATGGGAACCATTGAAAAAGGCAGAACCCTGCCAGCCCTTGAGAAAGTACTCTTTACGCTCAATGAGCGTGAGGTTAGTAATATCGTAAAAACAAGATATGGCTACCATATACTTACTGTGGACAAAATCATCCCGGCGAGCTTTGGATCTTATGAAGAGGTGAAGAATGACATTAAGAAAATAGTTCTTCGACAAAACGAGGCGAAGGCGTTTGACGAGATGGCAACAAAATTGGAAAAGGATGCTGACATAAGAATATTTGAAAATCGCCTGACAGGAGATCTTCATTAA